TTTGCAAAACCACCAAGCGGTTTCAGTAGTAGTGGTGAAAGTGAAGCGTGCATCTCACGTAGCTCTTGTGGTAAGTCACCTAGGTGTACCATACGGGTGGGTGTTGCTGCTGCAATCCATCGTTCGGCATGATCATTCCAGTTTTCGATATGAATAAAAGAAGCTTCTAAATCTCGAAAACGCTCGTAAACTAGTATGTCACCCTCATCAGATAGGTAATATTGATAGTTTAGTGTGCCTTCTTCTGTTTTGGCTCGTGCAACTTGAGAATTGATTACTTCTTTAAATGCTTCGAACTGGCCTTGATTCAGTTTTGCCTCCACAATCCAACCAAAATTTTCGAAGCTAGTATCGTTTCCATTTTCAATTAGGCTGCCTTCATACTCTTCTCTTGCAAAACCAGCCAGAGGCTTTAACCAAGTAGGTGCTAGCGAAGCATGACGTTCACGAACATCATCTGGCAAGTCACCAAGATGAAGCATGCGTGTTGGTTCCGCCGCTGAAATCCAGCGTTCTGCATGAGCATCCCAGTTTTCGATATGCTCATGTGATGCATCGGCATCAGCAAAACGCTCGTAAACTAAAATATCGCCGGCGTCTGACAAGTAATATTGATAGTTGAGCGTACCTTTTTCATTCAAAGCACGGTTCACTTGCGAATTCATTACCGCTTTAAAGTTTTCTAGCTCACCCTCTTTAAGCTTTGCTTCAACAATCCATCCAAAATTCGTAAACATGATTTTCTCCAATTTAGTGGAAGCTCTATTTCTTCCGACTTAATAAAAATTTTATATCGAGTCGATAAGTTAACGACGGAAGAAAGATTAACAGAGGAAATTAGCTTTGATAATGAAGGTAATCAGTGAAAACTTCTTAGATTTTGTTGATAATGAAGTGGGTAAGATGGTAACTCACGCAAAAAATCTGCTGATTCAGAAACGCTGATTTATGCGGGTAAATAATTAATCCCTGAACGTCCGCCTTGGGTTTTAGGCCGAAGAGACTATTACAAGTGCGTAATGTCCGCAATTGACACATATGGAACTACCAGGTCCCATTGAGCCCTATGATTCAGAATTACAAATTAAAGTCTATTTAGGTAAACAGTATGAACACCAAGCGATTCCAAAAACATTCCACAGAAATTGCCTATGAAAGCCTAGTGAGAAATAGAATTTTGCTACACTCGGTTGA
The nucleotide sequence above comes from Alteromonas naphthalenivorans. Encoded proteins:
- a CDS encoding putative quinol monooxygenase → MFTNFGWIVEAKLKEGELENFKAVMNSQVNRALNEKGTLNYQYYLSDAGDILVYERFADADASHEHIENWDAHAERWISAAEPTRMLHLGDLPDDVRERHASLAPTWLKPLAGFAREEYEGSLIENGNDTSFENFGWIVEAKLNQGQFEAFKEVINSQVARAKTEEGTLNYQYYLSDEGDILVYERFRDLEASFIHIENWNDHAERWIAAATPTRMVHLGDLPQELREMHASLSPLLLKPLGGFAK